One genomic window of Nicotiana sylvestris chromosome 10, ASM39365v2, whole genome shotgun sequence includes the following:
- the LOC104239791 gene encoding glycine-rich cell wall structural protein 1-like, with translation MGLSARFLGCFLLIVLFVDCVVFADVNGAEDEKFLLGHKRPTYGKRFGRGIYGKGFGGGGGLGGGGGLGGGAGGGLGGGGGLGGGGGLGGGGGLGGGGGLGGGGGFGGGAGGGLGGGGGLGGGGGAGGGGGLGGGAGGGFGAGGGAGGGLGGGGGGGFGGGGGGGIGGGAGGGFGAGGGVGGGGGLGGGGGGGFGGGGGIGGGKH, from the coding sequence ATGGGTTTATCAGCTCGTTTTCTTGGGTGTTTTCTTTTGATTGTTCTCTTTGTTGATTGTGTGGTGTTTGCTGATGTCAATGGAGCTGAAGATGAGAAGTTCCTCCTTGGACATAAACGTCCAACGTATGGGAAACGTTTTGGACGTGGGATTTATGGTAAGGGTTTTGGAGGTGGAGGTGGATTAGGAGGTGGTGGTGGTCTAGGTGGTGGTGCAGGTGGTGGTTTAGGTGGAGGAGGTGGATTAGGAGGAGGTGGGGGTCTAGGAGGTGGTGGTGGACTAGGTGGAGGAGGTGGACTTGGTGGGGGTGGTGGTTTTGGCGGTGGAGCCGGAGGAGGACTTGGTGGAGGTGGTGGACTTGGTGGCGGTGGTGGAGCTGGTGGTGGAGGAGGCCTAGGTGGAGGTGCTGGAGGTGGTTTTGGCGCAGGTGGAGGTGCTGGAGGTGGTTTAGGTGGAGGTGGAGGCGGAGGCTTTGGTGGTGGTGGAGGTGGTGGTATTGGTGGTGGTGCTGGTGGAGGGTTTGGAGCTGGTGGAGGTGTTGGCGGAGGTGGTGGTTTAGGAGGTGGAGGTGGTGGCGGCTTTGGTGGTGGAGGCGGCATTGGCGGTGGTAAGCATTGA